One Streptomyces sp. NBC_00102 DNA segment encodes these proteins:
- a CDS encoding ATP-binding protein, translating into MDFTFDMTIDPDRVRIAQLRRITSVLVAEWASSIVVQDVAVVVSELVTNAIEHGHGAVGFRLSLTGEGLLLEVVDGNPAPARLRPAAADDEHGRGLLLVSCLAADWGVSEDGRTTWAFFRVGDGSP; encoded by the coding sequence ATGGACTTCACCTTCGATATGACCATCGATCCCGACCGTGTGCGCATCGCTCAGTTGCGGCGGATCACCAGTGTGCTGGTCGCGGAATGGGCGTCCAGCATCGTGGTTCAGGACGTGGCGGTGGTCGTCTCGGAGCTGGTCACGAACGCCATCGAACACGGGCATGGTGCGGTCGGTTTCCGGCTGTCGCTCACCGGCGAGGGGCTTCTCCTTGAGGTCGTCGACGGTAACCCGGCACCCGCCCGGCTCCGGCCCGCGGCGGCCGATGACGAGCACGGCCGCGGCTTGCTTCTCGTCTCCTGCCTTGCGGCGGACTGGGGAGTGAGCGAAGACGGTCGCACCACGTGGGCGTTCTTCCGTGTCGGCGATGGGAGTCCGTGA
- a CDS encoding helix-turn-helix transcriptional regulator gives MAAQPRPTARRISMGQDLRALRQQAGFTMEEAVEGLEFSDSLLQKVETGLSSLRRAQHLRSLLERYGVTDETYIEGLIATQREASSEEWISDYKDSMTPAQMPKFVGLEEIAVENRVFHPLLPWGPLQSEPYVRALFAMQQPVLENRSESVDKAARLRLRRREFLTRAESPLKLKAVIGEPALRHIVGDIEVMRGQCDELVKLSQLDNVTIQILPATGRRYRFAADFSILNMGEDYPPQVQADNAWGGMQISGKPRDVGVFTRRWEKLSASALPPEETPDFIQQLSRELA, from the coding sequence GTGGCAGCTCAACCCCGACCCACCGCTCGCCGGATCAGCATGGGCCAGGATCTTCGAGCACTTCGTCAGCAGGCCGGGTTCACGATGGAGGAGGCTGTGGAGGGGCTGGAGTTCTCGGACTCACTGCTCCAGAAGGTCGAGACCGGCCTCTCCTCTCTGCGCAGGGCACAGCATCTGCGCAGCCTCCTGGAGCGTTACGGCGTAACGGATGAGACCTACATCGAGGGCCTCATCGCCACCCAGAGGGAGGCCAGCAGCGAAGAGTGGATCAGTGACTACAAGGACAGCATGACGCCGGCGCAGATGCCCAAATTCGTCGGGCTCGAAGAGATCGCGGTCGAGAACCGGGTGTTTCACCCGCTGCTGCCCTGGGGGCCGTTGCAGAGCGAACCCTACGTCCGGGCCCTCTTCGCGATGCAGCAGCCGGTCCTCGAGAACCGTTCCGAGTCCGTGGACAAGGCCGCGCGGCTCCGTCTACGGCGCCGTGAGTTCCTGACCCGGGCCGAGAGCCCGCTCAAGCTCAAGGCCGTCATCGGTGAGCCTGCGCTACGGCACATCGTCGGCGACATCGAGGTGATGCGAGGCCAGTGCGACGAGTTGGTGAAGTTGTCCCAGCTCGACAACGTCACCATTCAGATTCTGCCGGCGACCGGAAGGCGGTACCGGTTCGCAGCGGACTTCAGCATCCTGAACATGGGCGAGGACTACCCTCCGCAGGTTCAGGCGGACAACGCGTGGGGCGGCATGCAGATTTCAGGCAAGCCTCGTGATGTAGGAGTCTTCACCCGGAGGTGGGAGAAGCTGAGCGCATCGGCGCTTCCGCCGGAGGAGACTCCCGATTTCATTCAGCAACTATCCCGAGAACTGGCGTGA
- a CDS encoding DUF397 domain-containing protein yields MSLSTEWTKSSYSEGSGNACVEVAHRSEAVLVRDSKDVGLAPFQVSRDAWASFLPFAASRVSL; encoded by the coding sequence ATGAGCTTGAGCACTGAGTGGACCAAGTCGTCGTACTCCGAGGGCAGTGGGAACGCGTGCGTGGAGGTCGCCCACCGTTCGGAGGCGGTCCTCGTCCGCGACTCCAAGGACGTGGGCCTCGCACCTTTCCAGGTGAGCCGTGACGCGTGGGCCTCCTTCCTCCCCTTCGCGGCCAGCCGAGTATCGCTGTAG
- a CDS encoding helix-turn-helix domain-containing protein — protein sequence MTHETRLPISLHSYAEAAAVLKVEESWLRRHIRKLPHSKLGGHVRFTDEDLRRVVDLFHQEPSTVKLATPGDTGALGPLRSLRPIPRSTVGRAA from the coding sequence TTGACACACGAAACGCGCCTACCGATCTCGCTCCACAGCTACGCAGAGGCTGCCGCCGTCCTCAAAGTTGAGGAATCGTGGCTCCGTCGCCACATCAGGAAGCTGCCGCACAGCAAGCTCGGGGGACACGTCCGCTTCACCGACGAGGACCTACGACGCGTCGTGGATCTGTTCCACCAAGAGCCGTCCACAGTAAAATTGGCTACGCCCGGCGACACCGGCGCCCTGGGGCCACTCCGATCCCTACGACCGATTCCACGCTCTACGGTGGGACGCGCGGCCTGA
- a CDS encoding trypco2 family protein — protein sequence MTNEPGFVGLAEVIRQIRGELELARAGAAGQNIGFAVEDVNLTFTVQVHRSGTGKGGVRIGVVTAELGATLDRQTTHQVQVTLKPELASGERLKVRRPQVPPAGSGEAPPRQEP from the coding sequence TTGACGAACGAACCCGGTTTCGTGGGGCTGGCCGAGGTGATCCGCCAGATCAGAGGCGAACTGGAGCTCGCCCGCGCCGGCGCGGCGGGCCAGAACATCGGTTTCGCCGTGGAGGACGTGAATCTGACCTTCACCGTCCAGGTCCACCGGTCCGGCACCGGCAAGGGCGGAGTCCGGATCGGCGTGGTGACGGCCGAGCTCGGTGCGACGCTGGACCGCCAGACGACCCACCAGGTGCAGGTGACCCTGAAGCCGGAGCTGGCTTCCGGCGAGCGGCTGAAGGTGCGCCGCCCGCAGGTTCCGCCCGCCGGATCGGGGGAAGCGCCGCCGCGGCAGGAGCCGTAG
- a CDS encoding serine protease encodes MAADGGVLAVSSMETPSWAVRLRGADGEIAGAGILLSADHVLTCAHVVGGAGAVLTAEFVGAPGHGVPAVLARVDGDAYVPEALDEDGDPGGDVALLRLEKSRPPGDAVRLHRLSAPDRRVRMYGFPLDHNGGIWFRATVVGGCGRDGQVQMSPASPGEVASPGCSGAGVADSLTGEVIGMVLSGQRDQHGNLYSYMTPAETIVRHLPGVEAYTVGRAAVDARLRSTEDDAARELFDERFAQRLADWLQDDGTPLKISVVGHDDDARAATLRRAVTLADRELRTAVSVGRTFLEPPGTVPSAGDHDLALHAGGLASAEIAERIAERMGLWQHTGESPADCIRTAKVTLTLVVVGVDEALDPPALLELLDVLRAGGSRLLLVFRTDGEHHRQACRLLLDRPARERRDRLVERLREITGPLAAAVFERRSTVVPEKVPPLDADLVAVHAALFDLLRARAPGGGPDPARYERLADRVSARLTGHLRHLDLLAARRDELTGRLRSYHVLHQHATRGAEDPAVDELYLRAHSLLRATPCDVRAAEAAVDDFTHRVDAGGEAGSGPDDGGAGSGPDDRYTGSGADCGTGYGAVSPYRDGGRPE; translated from the coding sequence ATGGCTGCGGACGGGGGAGTCCTGGCCGTCTCGTCGATGGAGACGCCGAGCTGGGCGGTGCGGCTCCGGGGAGCGGACGGTGAGATCGCGGGGGCCGGCATTCTGTTGAGCGCCGACCATGTGCTCACCTGCGCCCACGTGGTGGGCGGGGCGGGGGCCGTCCTCACCGCCGAGTTCGTCGGCGCGCCGGGGCACGGTGTACCCGCGGTCCTCGCCCGGGTGGACGGCGACGCCTACGTACCGGAAGCCCTGGACGAGGACGGTGATCCCGGTGGGGACGTCGCCCTGCTGCGGCTGGAGAAGTCCCGGCCGCCGGGGGACGCCGTCCGGCTCCACCGGCTGTCCGCACCCGACCGCAGGGTGCGGATGTACGGCTTCCCGCTCGACCACAACGGCGGCATCTGGTTCCGTGCCACCGTCGTGGGCGGCTGCGGACGCGACGGGCAGGTGCAGATGAGCCCGGCCAGTCCGGGCGAGGTGGCGAGCCCGGGGTGCAGTGGCGCGGGGGTCGCCGACAGCCTGACCGGCGAGGTCATCGGGATGGTGCTCAGCGGCCAGCGGGACCAGCACGGCAACCTCTACTCCTACATGACACCCGCCGAGACCATCGTCCGCCATCTGCCCGGGGTCGAGGCCTATACGGTGGGGCGCGCGGCGGTCGACGCCCGGCTGCGCTCCACCGAGGACGACGCCGCCCGGGAGCTGTTCGACGAGCGGTTCGCCCAGCGCCTCGCCGACTGGCTGCAGGACGACGGCACCCCGTTGAAGATCAGCGTGGTCGGGCACGACGACGACGCGCGCGCCGCCACGCTGCGCCGCGCCGTCACCCTCGCCGACCGGGAGTTACGCACCGCGGTCTCCGTCGGCCGCACCTTCCTCGAACCGCCCGGCACCGTCCCGTCGGCCGGAGACCACGACCTCGCGTTGCACGCCGGGGGGCTGGCTTCGGCCGAGATCGCCGAGCGGATCGCCGAGCGCATGGGGCTGTGGCAGCACACCGGGGAATCCCCGGCCGACTGCATCAGGACGGCGAAGGTCACGCTCACTCTGGTCGTCGTCGGCGTGGACGAGGCGCTCGACCCTCCGGCGCTGCTGGAGCTCCTGGACGTACTGCGCGCGGGAGGCAGTCGCCTGCTGCTGGTCTTCCGTACGGACGGCGAACACCACCGCCAGGCGTGCCGGCTCCTGCTGGACCGGCCGGCACGGGAGCGCCGGGACAGGCTCGTGGAGCGGTTGCGGGAGATCACCGGCCCCCTCGCCGCGGCCGTGTTCGAGCGCCGCTCGACCGTGGTGCCGGAGAAGGTTCCTCCGCTCGACGCGGATCTGGTGGCCGTGCACGCCGCCCTCTTCGACCTGCTCCGGGCGAGAGCCCCTGGCGGCGGACCTGATCCGGCCCGGTACGAACGGCTGGCCGACCGGGTCTCCGCCCGGTTGACGGGACATCTCCGCCACCTCGACCTGCTGGCCGCCCGGCGCGACGAACTCACCGGCCGGCTGCGCAGCTACCACGTCCTGCACCAGCACGCCACGCGGGGCGCGGAGGATCCGGCGGTCGACGAGCTCTACCTGCGGGCCCACTCCCTGCTCCGGGCAACCCCCTGCGACGTGCGCGCGGCGGAGGCGGCGGTGGACGACTTCACCCACCGGGTCGACGCCGGCGGGGAGGCGGGGAGCGGTCCGGACGACGGGGGTGCGGGGAGCGGTCCCGACGACAGGTATACGGGGAGCGGCGCGGACTGCGGTACCGGGTACGGGGCCGTTTCCCCGTACCGCGACGGGGGGCGACCGGAATGA
- a CDS encoding tetratricopeptide repeat protein, whose amino-acid sequence MSGTDCVRGDCRGGRIMVTGFCDTCFRRPAAPAARPARPAEVPARPAEPPASAPRPVPPPVGALDRDGLLVLPYLPAPPPSEAVRTEARPPSGGRRCGVDNCAGTIGISYDGGPAPDHGFCPQCGTAYSFLPKLRPGDRVGDHYEVLGYLAVGGHGWVYLAEDTRVPGLHVVLKGLINTGDAVARRAAVEERRSLTTLHHRDIVRIVTHVGHRAPGDAEPTGYIVMEYVGGRSLAWIRFAPEEELERLFGEEGFTFGHVITYGCKILGALEYLHDQGLLYCDMKPENVIHYGREIKVIDLGAIRRTDDRSSGLVHTNGYAPSRKERDARGFTVDSDLYTVGRTLKVLAERASEPAGLAARSFEELIRRATHPEPAARFRSAAEMSRQLWEVLREHQALGGHEPYPERSTRFGATAAVFGDDLGTAPALDRWTQRPDGGVPVLPAGAPDPRDAARALPVPRPEASDPAAVLLGGLAAGTPDRIAEQAETDPALRTAETALWLCRAYLNAGDTERAGAWVARAEEWSGPHDWRIFWHRGLAHLTRGAVDEAEGEFAAAYAALPGEAAPKLALGYCSEYLAERLREPAARPHAADAGGARGRPPRPERPRAGQAAAREQLAEQYYEAVRRRDPTQGSAAFGVARLRLRRDGRRSAVDVLDEVPTTSRHYDAARVAAVRVLTGRLPGGSRPAGVELREAARRLAGLHLDDSGARDRLVTEVREHALTHRPPEGWGGGFPVGELFGPQDTEEALRGLLYRSLKGLADQARSADARGDLLDLAYSVLPEPPGPRSLLRGWRGTA is encoded by the coding sequence ATGAGCGGCACGGACTGCGTCAGAGGCGACTGCCGGGGCGGCCGGATCATGGTCACCGGCTTCTGCGACACCTGCTTCCGCCGTCCCGCCGCTCCTGCGGCGCGTCCGGCCCGTCCCGCCGAGGTCCCGGCCCGACCGGCCGAACCGCCGGCGTCCGCGCCCCGTCCCGTCCCTCCGCCCGTCGGCGCGCTGGACCGTGACGGACTGCTGGTCCTCCCGTATCTGCCCGCGCCCCCACCGTCCGAGGCGGTCCGGACCGAAGCCCGTCCCCCCTCCGGCGGCCGGCGCTGCGGTGTCGACAACTGCGCCGGCACCATCGGCATCTCGTACGACGGCGGCCCCGCTCCCGACCACGGGTTCTGCCCGCAATGCGGTACGGCGTACTCGTTCCTGCCGAAACTGCGCCCCGGCGACCGGGTCGGCGACCACTACGAGGTGCTCGGCTACCTCGCGGTCGGCGGCCACGGCTGGGTCTACCTGGCCGAGGACACCCGCGTGCCCGGCCTGCACGTCGTCCTCAAGGGGCTGATCAACACCGGGGACGCCGTGGCCCGGCGGGCGGCCGTCGAGGAGCGCCGGTCGCTCACCACCCTCCATCACCGGGACATCGTCCGCATCGTCACCCACGTCGGGCACCGGGCGCCGGGCGATGCCGAACCGACCGGCTACATCGTCATGGAGTACGTCGGCGGCCGGTCCCTGGCCTGGATCCGGTTCGCCCCCGAGGAGGAACTGGAGCGGCTGTTCGGCGAGGAGGGCTTCACCTTCGGTCACGTGATCACCTACGGCTGCAAGATCCTCGGAGCGCTGGAGTACCTGCACGACCAGGGCTTGCTCTACTGCGACATGAAACCCGAGAACGTCATCCACTACGGCCGCGAGATCAAGGTCATCGACCTGGGCGCCATCCGCCGGACCGACGACCGCTCGTCCGGGCTCGTCCACACGAACGGCTACGCGCCGTCGAGGAAGGAACGCGACGCACGCGGCTTCACCGTCGACAGCGATCTCTACACCGTCGGCCGGACTCTGAAGGTGCTCGCCGAACGGGCGTCCGAGCCCGCAGGTCTGGCCGCACGCTCCTTCGAAGAACTGATCCGCCGTGCCACCCACCCCGAGCCGGCCGCCCGGTTCCGTTCGGCGGCGGAGATGTCCCGCCAGTTGTGGGAGGTGCTGCGTGAGCACCAGGCGCTGGGCGGGCACGAGCCGTACCCGGAGCGCTCCACCCGGTTCGGGGCGACGGCCGCCGTCTTCGGCGACGACCTCGGTACGGCCCCCGCGCTGGACCGGTGGACGCAACGCCCGGACGGCGGGGTGCCGGTGCTGCCGGCCGGCGCCCCCGATCCCCGGGACGCGGCCCGCGCCCTGCCGGTCCCCCGCCCCGAGGCCTCGGACCCGGCGGCGGTGCTGCTCGGCGGGCTCGCCGCCGGCACTCCCGACCGCATCGCCGAACAGGCGGAGACCGATCCGGCCCTGCGCACCGCGGAGACCGCGCTGTGGCTGTGCCGCGCCTATCTGAACGCGGGGGACACGGAGCGCGCCGGGGCGTGGGTGGCCCGGGCCGAGGAATGGAGCGGTCCCCACGACTGGCGGATCTTCTGGCACCGGGGGCTGGCGCACCTCACGCGCGGTGCGGTGGACGAGGCGGAGGGGGAGTTCGCCGCCGCCTACGCCGCGCTGCCCGGTGAGGCCGCGCCGAAGCTGGCCCTCGGATACTGCTCCGAGTACCTGGCCGAGCGGCTGCGCGAGCCCGCCGCACGGCCCCACGCCGCGGACGCCGGAGGGGCGAGGGGCCGTCCCCCGCGCCCCGAGCGGCCGCGGGCCGGCCAAGCTGCGGCCCGCGAGCAGTTGGCGGAGCAGTACTACGAGGCCGTCAGGCGACGCGATCCCACGCAGGGCAGCGCCGCGTTCGGAGTGGCCCGGCTGCGCCTGCGCAGGGACGGCCGCCGGTCGGCTGTCGACGTCCTGGACGAGGTACCGACCACGTCCCGGCACTACGACGCCGCCCGTGTCGCCGCGGTCCGGGTGCTGACCGGCAGGCTGCCCGGTGGTTCCAGGCCGGCCGGCGTCGAACTGCGCGAGGCAGCCCGGCGGCTCGCCGGGCTGCACCTGGACGACAGCGGGGCGCGGGACCGGCTGGTGACCGAAGTGCGGGAGCACGCCCTCACCCACCGCCCGCCGGAGGGCTGGGGCGGCGGCTTTCCCGTCGGTGAGCTGTTCGGTCCGCAGGACACCGAGGAGGCCCTGCGCGGACTCCTGTACCGGTCGTTGAAAGGCCTGGCCGACCAGGCCCGCAGCGCCGACGCGCGGGGCGACCTGCTCGATCTGGCGTACTCGGTGCTCCCCGAACCGCCCGGCCCGCGCTCGCTGCTGCGGGGATGGCGGGGCACGGCGTGA
- a CDS encoding VWA domain-containing protein, translating into MDTETPRTGGTAGQVVVGLETSQWKYLSDGTADPQMHCVLSVRVDGTGGGGRTDGPMLAQVLAVDCSSSMSWPVEKLHAAQQAALAAIRKLPDGTPFAVVRGDHQAAMVYPVTPGMALASAGTRARAARAVHDLVAGGGTCIGTWLDLSRRLLAEQDAPIGHVLLLTDGKNQHDEQMPLDQVLENCAGRFVCDAWGIGDHWEGRELVRITTRLHGRADSVREEGDLPAAYERLVDGLLTKSVPELTISVTTMPGCSVRYLKQVFPAKAELTAEADGDGRFVTRAWGDETRRYQLCLSADPSGRPRQEDLQLAVIAVDVPGGEARLPPPQPCLVHWTQNPALSQHTDVQVEHFQQHQRLGEALAAATDAHRGGRLDLAEHQLGRSVQLAHAMGAREVLDRLARLVHVDDPETGRVALRPGVTAADFEHLITAASHSTYGPESGSAAGAPTAGGATVRCPRCSDKSPATARFCPSCGHRFEERP; encoded by the coding sequence GTGGACACGGAGACGCCCCGGACGGGCGGGACGGCCGGGCAGGTCGTGGTGGGGCTGGAGACGAGCCAGTGGAAGTACCTCTCCGACGGGACCGCGGACCCCCAGATGCACTGCGTCCTCAGCGTCCGGGTGGACGGTACCGGGGGCGGCGGCCGGACGGACGGACCGATGCTCGCGCAGGTCCTCGCCGTCGATTGCTCCAGCTCGATGAGCTGGCCGGTGGAGAAGCTGCACGCGGCCCAGCAGGCGGCGCTCGCGGCGATCCGCAAACTGCCCGACGGAACCCCGTTCGCGGTGGTGCGGGGCGACCACCAGGCGGCCATGGTCTACCCGGTCACCCCCGGGATGGCCCTGGCCTCGGCCGGCACCCGGGCGCGCGCGGCGCGGGCCGTGCACGACCTGGTCGCGGGCGGTGGCACCTGCATCGGCACCTGGCTGGACCTGAGCCGTCGGCTGCTGGCGGAACAGGACGCGCCCATCGGACACGTCCTGCTGCTCACCGACGGCAAGAACCAGCACGACGAGCAGATGCCGCTCGACCAGGTGCTGGAGAACTGCGCGGGCCGGTTCGTCTGCGACGCCTGGGGCATCGGCGACCACTGGGAAGGCCGGGAACTGGTGCGCATCACCACCCGGCTGCACGGCCGCGCCGACTCGGTGCGCGAGGAAGGGGACCTGCCCGCCGCGTACGAGAGGCTGGTGGACGGTCTCCTCACCAAGTCGGTGCCCGAGCTGACGATCTCCGTGACCACGATGCCCGGTTGCTCGGTGCGCTACCTCAAGCAGGTCTTTCCCGCCAAGGCCGAGCTGACCGCCGAGGCGGACGGCGACGGCCGGTTCGTCACCCGGGCCTGGGGCGACGAGACCCGCCGCTACCAGCTGTGCCTGTCGGCGGACCCGTCGGGCCGCCCCCGCCAGGAGGACCTCCAGCTCGCGGTCATCGCCGTCGACGTCCCCGGAGGGGAGGCGCGGCTCCCACCGCCGCAGCCCTGCCTGGTGCACTGGACGCAGAACCCTGCCCTGTCCCAGCACACGGACGTTCAGGTCGAGCACTTCCAACAGCATCAGCGGCTCGGCGAGGCCCTGGCCGCGGCCACCGACGCCCACCGCGGCGGCAGGCTCGACCTGGCCGAGCACCAGCTCGGCCGGAGCGTCCAGCTGGCCCACGCCATGGGTGCCCGTGAGGTCCTCGACCGGCTGGCACGACTGGTGCACGTGGACGACCCCGAGACCGGCCGGGTCGCGCTGCGCCCCGGCGTGACCGCCGCCGACTTCGAACATCTGATCACCGCCGCCAGCCACAGCACCTACGGCCCCGAGTCCGGGAGCGCGGCGGGCGCTCCGACGGCAGGCGGGGCCACCGTGCGCTGTCCGCGGTGTTCCGACAAGTCCCCGGCCACCGCCAGGTTCTGCCCGTCGTGCGGCCACCGCTTCGAGGAGCGGCCGTGA
- a CDS encoding ABC transporter substrate-binding protein has translation MRRPRSRTLGILCVCLVLVASGVYAGVRWARGPQGSVTLLANWSGEERAQFEEHVIEPFEKKYRIDVIYQGSSALSQVLAADIAAGDPPDVAVLPGPGELLAYAVEGRLHSLDGLFDPDQYDRFWAPDISVGDEDPHTYWLPVKTGLKSMVWYAGQAPSPGAAPDRWCLGMESGATSGWPGTDWVEDILLQQAGPQVYEDWADGKLPWTDGAVRKAWRTWADMVGAGGGERVEKALVTDFADPCPPDRLEHQGSFRAETWQRAAGGDFAPFSDVLAAPGRNAGAWEVSGDLAAVLDPTPEAEQLIRYLADPSTALPEYAANRAAPSDDGQDGTERRIANILRGADGIRCWDASDAMPRATRDAFHQAVLRHLVAPGELDDRLEELEDLRVAQNLPVCSGG, from the coding sequence GTGAGGCGCCCCCGGTCCCGCACGCTCGGCATCCTCTGCGTCTGCCTGGTCCTGGTCGCCTCCGGCGTGTACGCCGGGGTGCGATGGGCCCGTGGTCCGCAGGGCTCCGTCACCCTGCTCGCCAATTGGAGCGGCGAGGAGCGCGCGCAGTTCGAGGAACACGTCATCGAGCCGTTCGAGAAGAAGTACCGGATCGATGTGATCTACCAGGGCAGTTCGGCGCTCAGTCAGGTGCTCGCCGCCGACATAGCGGCCGGTGACCCGCCCGACGTGGCGGTGCTGCCCGGCCCCGGGGAACTCCTCGCCTACGCGGTGGAGGGCCGGCTGCATTCGCTGGACGGCCTGTTCGACCCCGACCAGTACGACCGCTTCTGGGCTCCCGACATCTCCGTGGGGGACGAAGACCCCCACACGTACTGGCTGCCGGTGAAGACGGGCCTGAAGAGCATGGTGTGGTACGCGGGACAGGCGCCCTCGCCCGGAGCGGCGCCCGACCGGTGGTGCCTCGGCATGGAGTCCGGTGCGACCTCCGGCTGGCCCGGCACGGACTGGGTGGAAGACATCCTGCTCCAGCAGGCGGGGCCGCAGGTGTACGAGGACTGGGCCGACGGCAAGCTGCCGTGGACCGACGGCGCCGTCCGGAAAGCCTGGAGGACCTGGGCGGACATGGTGGGCGCGGGCGGCGGCGAGCGGGTCGAGAAGGCCCTCGTCACGGACTTCGCCGACCCCTGCCCGCCGGACCGCCTGGAGCACCAGGGCTCCTTCCGCGCCGAGACCTGGCAGCGGGCGGCCGGTGGCGACTTCGCCCCCTTCTCCGACGTCCTCGCCGCCCCCGGGCGAAACGCGGGCGCCTGGGAGGTGTCCGGCGACCTCGCGGCCGTCCTGGACCCGACCCCGGAGGCCGAGCAGCTGATCCGCTACCTGGCCGACCCCTCCACCGCACTGCCGGAGTACGCGGCGAACAGGGCCGCCCCCTCCGACGACGGACAGGACGGAACCGAACGGAGGATTGCGAACATCCTCCGGGGCGCCGACGGAATCCGCTGCTGGGACGCCTCCGACGCGATGCCCCGGGCCACCCGGGACGCCTTCCACCAGGCCGTGCTGCGCCATCTCGTCGCCCCGGGCGAACTCGACGACCGGCTGGAGGAACTGGAGGACCTGCGCGTGGCACAGAACCTGCCGGTCTGCAGCGGCGGTTGA
- a CDS encoding adenylate kinase, translated as MRRILVVGITGAGKSTLARALGARLGVPWYEMDALHFSGPGWAVSPEFGREVAAIVGEDRWIFDSYGYPEVRDLIWERADTVVWLDYPRRVVMPRVLRRSLLRTLTRRRIFGGNRERAVEWLSRDHPVLSSWYGHAARRTEIGRRAGAPREVPLRVVRFGSPRDARRWLRGVGGPPGTAEGAG; from the coding sequence ATGCGACGCATCCTGGTCGTCGGCATCACCGGTGCCGGCAAGTCCACCCTCGCGCGGGCCCTCGGGGCGCGGCTGGGTGTGCCCTGGTACGAGATGGACGCGCTCCACTTCTCCGGGCCGGGGTGGGCGGTGAGCCCGGAGTTCGGGCGGGAGGTGGCGGCGATCGTCGGGGAGGACCGCTGGATCTTCGACTCGTACGGGTACCCGGAGGTCCGCGACCTGATCTGGGAGCGGGCCGACACGGTGGTGTGGCTGGACTACCCCCGACGCGTCGTCATGCCGCGAGTGCTGCGGCGTTCGCTGCTGCGGACGCTGACGCGGCGCCGGATCTTCGGCGGGAACCGGGAACGGGCCGTGGAGTGGTTGTCGCGGGACCATCCCGTGCTGTCGTCCTGGTACGGCCACGCGGCACGGCGTACGGAGATCGGCAGGCGGGCCGGGGCGCCGCGCGAGGTACCGCTGCGGGTGGTGCGGTTCGGCTCGCCCCGGGACGCCCGGCGGTGGCTGCGGGGCGTCGGGGGACCGCCCGGTACGGCGGAGGGCGCGGGCTGA
- a CDS encoding LacI family DNA-binding transcriptional regulator yields the protein MVSARVRGGGRPTLEEVAVRAGVGRGTVSRVINGSPRVSDQTREVVEAAIAELGYVPNRAARALAGNRTDAIALVVPEPEARFFAEPYFSDIVRGVGAALADTDMQLLLTLAGSDRERRRLAQYLTAHRVDGVLLVSVHADDPLPELLEQLGMPCVISGQRGADEPLSSVDSDNFQGGRSAVSHLIAQGRRTIGTITGRLEVYGAQRRLDGYRQALAEAGLAPDERLIALADFTEEGGARAMRELLARHPDIDAVFAASDVMAAGARHVLREAGRRIPDDVALVGFDDSVVARHMEPGLTSVRQPIEEMGRAMTEVLLQQITDPTDERRHLVLPTELVVRASS from the coding sequence ATGGTGTCAGCACGCGTACGGGGCGGCGGACGGCCGACGCTCGAAGAGGTCGCCGTCAGGGCGGGCGTGGGCCGCGGCACGGTCTCCCGGGTCATCAACGGATCGCCGCGGGTCAGCGACCAGACCCGCGAGGTGGTCGAGGCCGCCATCGCGGAACTGGGATACGTACCCAACCGCGCCGCACGCGCCCTGGCCGGAAACCGCACCGACGCCATCGCGCTCGTGGTACCCGAGCCGGAGGCCCGCTTCTTCGCCGAGCCCTACTTCTCCGACATAGTGCGGGGGGTGGGGGCCGCCCTCGCCGACACCGACATGCAGCTGCTGCTCACCCTCGCCGGCAGCGACCGCGAGCGCCGCAGGCTCGCCCAGTACCTCACCGCGCACCGCGTCGACGGCGTCCTGCTCGTCTCCGTGCACGCCGACGACCCACTGCCCGAGCTCCTGGAACAGCTCGGCATGCCCTGCGTCATCAGCGGCCAGCGCGGCGCCGACGAGCCGCTCTCCTCGGTCGACTCCGACAACTTCCAGGGCGGCCGCAGCGCCGTCTCCCACCTCATCGCGCAGGGCCGCCGCACCATCGGCACCATCACCGGCCGGCTGGAGGTCTACGGCGCCCAGCGCCGCCTGGACGGCTACCGCCAGGCCCTCGCCGAAGCGGGCCTCGCCCCCGACGAACGCCTCATCGCCCTCGCCGACTTCACCGAGGAGGGCGGAGCCCGCGCCATGCGCGAGCTGCTCGCCCGCCACCCCGACATCGACGCCGTCTTCGCCGCCTCCGACGTGATGGCCGCCGGCGCCCGCCACGTCCTGCGCGAGGCCGGCCGCCGCATCCCGGACGACGTGGCCCTGGTCGGCTTCGACGACTCGGTGGTGGCCCGTCACATGGAGCCCGGCCTCACCAGCGTTCGCCAGCCCATAGAGGAGATGGGGCGCGCGATGACCGAGGTCCTCCTCCAGCAGATCACCGACCCCACCGACGAACGCCGGCACCTCGTGCTCCCGACCGAACTGGTCGTCCGCGCCTCCTCGTAG